In Lolium rigidum isolate FL_2022 chromosome 3, APGP_CSIRO_Lrig_0.1, whole genome shotgun sequence, the genomic window GTTGGTATGGTGACAGATCATTTATATTCCACTGTTCAGTGCATAGAGGACATGCTGTCCAATTATATTGTAGTCCAATTGTATTTTTCCCTTGTACTGAATTGAGGAGCCATGGATCTAGTACATTTAAGATTGATGATAGCCATGTGGTCTCACTGGCAGAGGACCGAGGGCTAGGAAAATTTAGAGTGGAATCACATATGAATTGTCTGCATCTCCTACCGCTGCTTTACAGCTTATTTAGTGAATTTGCATTATCTTAGGATTGCTGGCAGCTAATACTACGATTGCTGTATTTCTGCTTTGTGTTTGAACCCGTTTTTACGTGTTCTATATTTCTACTTTTCAGGGGTTATAATATTGGCACTCGATTGGTTGATGAATTCTTAGCCAAGTCAAATGTATCGAATTGTGTTGACTTCAAGGAGACTGCTGATACTATAGCGAAGGTCTTTTGCTAAACTTGCTATTGCATGCCTTGTTTACTGAGTTTGTTATCCTTATTCATATTTCCTGGACTTGTAAGATAAAATGGTTCAAGGGGCCAGAAATTTTTGATCGTACATATGCTTAGTTATGGTTTGCATCCGAGATCGTGAATTATGCACATGGAGCCTTTTCTCCAACAGAACTCAACAATTCTAGCAGTTTACAATTGTTTCAGTTTGGTTGCATGAAGACACTGTGTTTTTGTGCATTGATAGCATTCTTTCCTGCTAAAATAGCTGTGCACCATTCAGAGACATCCCATGCCTCTCTCTTTTCGACAGATTTTGTACTTCATTAAGCTTATTTGTTTTTCTACACCTCAACTTGTTCACTAATTGAGGATATGAGGGTCCAGGAATTATTATATTGTTTCCAAACTGTGCTCCATTTCTTTTTCTAAAACAATCAAACTCCCCACTATCTGGTTCCTTGTTGTCTGCATCTTCTGTATTATGCCTTTATATGTGGTCTGACCATTTCCCCCTTTTTTTCCTTCCTAAAACAGCTTGGATTCAAAATGTTCCTCGGTGTGACTGCAACTGTAACCAATTGGGATGCTGAGGGTACAACTTGCAGCTTCGTATTGGAGGACAACCCACTTGTAGATTTTGTTGAGCTTCCTGATACTTGCCAGGGCCTTCAGTATTGCAATGTGTTGAGTGGAGTTATCAGGGGAGCACTGGAAATGGTTAGTCACCTATAATGCCATCTTTTGCAACTTTCTTGTCTTGTCAAACAGTTGAAGAATAAACACATTTTATAAACTAGATCTCGGATCCCTGACCCCATGTTCAAAAATTATAAACTGAATAAAGACGTGCATAGAAATGTATACATTTTTCCTTTTGTGAAGTGCATCATAGTGAATCTTTGTAGACCACTGTAGCATGGCACCTCCAGTGGCCTTTGGTTCTAGTACGGAGTACTATCCAGTGGTGCTCTAATAACTACAACCATTAGTTTTATTGTTTAAATTTAACAGTCTGTCAGTAGTTTGCATGTTTCATTGTAGACTTGTGATTCCAGTATTGTGATCCTACCAGTTTGAGAGTTCCTTTCACTGTCCACTCTAGTTTAATTGACATGTGCAGATCGAATGGCAGATTGACTGCTCGAtcttcaaaaaaaattaattgaTACGTGCTGCCCAGGTTTCCATGAAGACGGAGGTTACATGGGTCCGCGATATGCTCCGCGGGGACGACGCCTATGAGATGCGGGTGAAGCTCACCAAGCAAGTCCCGGAGGAGTACCCCTACAAGGATGACGACTAGTTGCATGTCAAGGGTCTCGCACGCTGGCGCTTGTTTGCCCGTCATTTTGTTTTCCATGTGGCTGTAATTTCTGGTACGACCCTGATGTAGGTACATGTGCATTATTTTTTGCGGCTGCATTGTGTACTGATGATGTATTGTAGAGAACAGTTTGATAAATTTGGTCGGAGATGCTGGCTAGATATTGTGTTGTGTTGCTCTGACTAgctgccaatattctgggaataaCTTGCCTGAAAAAGATATCTTGGAGCTTGTTTGGCTCCCATCATTTTGGGCTGGAATCAAAGAACGTATTTGGTGATTCTAAGAAAAACTTGTTTGGCTGCCAGGGAATCAGCTACTGAATTCAATTGAGAATTCCATGGTTTCAATATATGCCATTTAATTTCTTCTGGTGTCTGCCATCTCCGTGGATTTGCCCAATGAAATGATTTCATCGATGTCATTTATTTCTTTCAAGTGAAATGAAATGATGGTTGCTAAAGAAAGTCACAAACATATTCGTATATCTTATACTAGTCGTATGGCAGGCACACGGTGTGATTTTGCCAGCGTCTGAATCTCATGCATCCACGTGTACACACTCGTGCACAAAACCATTCAGCCATCAATGCGAGCCGAAACAAACGCGCAGGACACAGAAAACGGAGGGTCTCtgttccgacgacgacggcgagccgCATGCGCACCAACGGAGGACAGACACGGGCACCGCGAGCCATCGCCCACAAATACGACCTACACCTCGCACCTCACGGCTGCATACATACCCCATATAAGTACATACGTAATTCATCTTCAACCAAAATCTAGCTTCTCGATGGCGTCCTCCTCAAGCAGCGGCCTGCTGGCGGTGGCGATGCTGGCGGCGCTGCTCGCCGGCGCACGGTGCGCCCCGGCGAAGGTGACGTTCACGGTGGAGCAGGGGTCGGACGAGAAGCACCTGGCGGTGGTGGTGAAGTACGAGGGGGACACCATGGCGGAGGTGGAGCTCCGGGAGCACGGCTCCAACGAGTGGGTGGACATGGTGAAGGCCGACGGCGACGTGTGGCGGTTCGACAGCGAGGAGCCGCTCCAGGGCCCGTTCAACTTCCGCTTCCTCACCGTGAAAGGGATGAAGAACGTCTTCGACGACGTCATCCCGGCCAAGTACACCATCGGCGCGACCTACACGCCTGAGCAGTACTAGTGAATTAGTTAGTGACCGATCGATCGGTTGATCCTGCTTCTTCTTCGATCTCCTTCCGTCGATCCTCGTGATCAAGTTTTCTTCTTTTACCCTTGTTAAGCTTTGGCATGGGTTAATTGTTGCTTTGCTGTATGTTGAGAGATAGAGAGAGGTATATGGTGCTTGGATTCTGTTTAGCCTTCTTTGACTCCTGTAACTTTGACATGGTTGATGATAAGTATAGTTTGGGTTGTGGGGATGTACTATTGGAACAAGAACTCAACAAGGTCCAATAGAATATCatatgtttttttgttgttgttgcgaaATCGAGAGGGAGACTCCTGGCCTCTGCAGGGAAGAGATGCATATAGCTTTTATTTAGATGTGCCACACCTTAATATCCCCCGACCAGCGTTCCACGTGACGAACCCTAAAGCTTTGAGGCGACAGGCGGTTGGAGGGAGTCAGGGAGGCAAGCAACGCTGGTGGCCAGGGACGGAACTCCCTTATAGGCAATGGTGTCAGCTGACACCAATGGATATTAGCAAATCCTTCACTAATTAATGTTAAATAGTAGTAATTATAGAGCATGACACCAGTAAAAAAGAGATAAATTAGAGTTGACCCCAGTGCCAAAAAATTGTAGCTTCATCCATGTCTGTGGCTGGAGGAGGCAAACGACGACGGTGGCTACAGGGAGGCTAGTCCTGCAGGTGCTGGCTTAGGGCGACGGAGCTGGAGCCGTGGAGGGCAGCAGCGCTCGGTCGACGAGGCTGTGCAGGGCCGCCGTGGCTCGAGGTCTGCTCAATGCAGCCACAGGAAAGGTGTTACAGTATTACATGTGGGCAGGATGAAGCCGACCCTGAGTGCTTGTAGGAGCTAGTCCCTACCATCTCTCTCCCATCTCTCACTATGTCATTGAATGATAGAACATTCTTTAATTCCGATTTCTCCATGAATTGTTTAGGCTCGAATTGACGAATACGTCGTAGCTTAAAAATATTAGTGTTTTTTTCctgtattttttttatatttttcttggaAGTTCAAAATTTTGGTAGAAATTTGACGAGTTTGAACTTAAAACATCGTTTTAGAGGTCTAAATCTTCCCAGAAATTGCTCATATTTGCACAGTATGTAGAATCATATTAGTGTTTATGATTTTCTGTAAtgtttttttggttttttagTGAATTCATTTTTTTGGCCAAAATTTAAGTTGATTTTGAATTTTTGGGCGCCTGGATCCGTGAATTTCTGTGCGGTAGTGGGAAGAGCCAAATATGTTGCCGAAACTTGAAAACAGGTGTCTTATAGTAAATACTGCTAAACATACTGAAATACGTATATGTTTGAACCATTATTCTATTTAAGTGTTCAAAATGGCATAGATAAAAGTATGAAAAAGTTGAAGGGGCATATCAAGTCTtgtttttgtaatggcatatcTTTAAGCTGTAAAAATTGGATTGGTATAGATCCAATTAACCTTAGATTTTATTCGGCTGAGGTCTCCTAAGAGCATACAACCATGGCCTTAGGCCCTAAAACACAAACAATAACTCACCAACTCACTACTGTGGGCAATGAGCCACCTTATGGTGAAAAAAGAGAGCACGTCCGCCCTAGACCGGGGGCACCGAGTCACCTAATACTaaagtgataaggggtggcccgatcttctcagtaagcaacggtggtgatgatgatcacgggatgaacacaacggagatacACGGTGATgatgtggatgataacttgtatgacgcaacgaagtctctcgattggtccctgtcgccaatgcaacagctctcaaccctgcaagatattcgcaactgcacacacttgcgcacgtagctgccgaccacgaagcggtaagttgcaaccgtctaattcccaatggaacagcagatcacacaagactttcaggggtttacaccaaatcaatgcaatatggtgtagggatttaatagagttgcaaagcaatcaactatgaactagggtttatcttaaacgtggtctaaacctaatttgggggcatcctgggcacttatataggggtccaggacgacctcaggtcgaaaagatacatagaaaaccgacccagatcggatctggtcgagacagactcggagtcggccggtcataCAGCCGGTAgaacgggcctgggaccgggccatccggtttcaaccgggtctAGCACCGGATGGTGACCGGGCTAAGCATCCGGGCTTACTAGATAGttcccggttggcacaagctggggatccggtcggcgccgggttGGGCCAGTCGGGCGCCCGGTTGGactgggcctgggaccgggcgcgccggcttggcggccggtctgaccgggcctggcgccgacctggacttcttcttctcccctcctgcatgcctccctctcctccctcgcgcttccatgggatgcCTTCTTGTCTagcttcatggccagctccatgtcctgcttcacgtccagcttcttgtccagctgcttctctcctcctcgtgcgatactTGCTCCCtcatcatacctgatcatacataagtaataggacttaggcagtataaagttctcatcgatcaaagtatcacttaggaacaagttcacctgttgtttgagtagcttcacacgaactcgtgtcattggtccaatcctgacttcattggacttgagcttcacagcagtatcgtcttcatcttgcaatgacggaggtagtagtatagtaggaatgtcctcatcatctcccccccttcaaaaggcgtcgacctcgatgctccaaggtcttctcccttATATGGTGTcgaatcagccacattgaaagaattgctgacaccaaactcatcaattggaagatctatagagtatgcattatcattgatcttggcaagcactttgtaaggaccagcaccacgaggaagcaacttggacttccgcagcttcgggaacctatccttgtgaAAATGTactcagaccatatcaccaggcttgaacaatatctccttacgcttcttgttcatccttgcagcattgctcttgcctttcttctctatcaactctttagtcttcacatgaatctttcgcacaaaatctaccctctttgatgcctccatattgactctctcatgtatggctagaggcaacaaatcaagcggagtaatgggtttgaaaccatacaccacctcaaagggacacaaatctgtggtagaatgtaccgccctgttataagcaaactccacatgcggtaaacaatcttcccactccttcaggttcttcttgatcatggatctcaacagttgtgacaatgttctattcaccactttagtttgaccatcagtttggggatgacaagtagtNNNNNNNNNNNNNNNNNNNNNNNNNNNNNNNNNNNNNNNNNNNNNNNNNNNNNNNNNNNNNNNNNNNNNNNNNNNNNNNNNNNNNNNNNNNNNNNNNNNNaatctagtacttactttactatcaaagactttacttggcacaacaaaactcaaaactaagataaggagaggttgctacagtagtaaacaacttccaagacacaaatataaaacaaaaatactgtagtaaaaacatgggttgtctcccataagcgcttttctttaacgcctttcagctaggcgcagaaagtgtaactcaagtattatcaaagggtggtgcattgacatcataagctcccccatttgcagtggtactaggggctttgtcaattttgggcctataataatatttctttggtttaggcactttagaagcatacataaacttttgctcctttcccacataagctttctctctaagctgtaaagatgaaaagattgaacccaaggttcccatagctttttcaagttcgccaatcctattaatttgattatcatggtcaacacaagttcctaggacactaattcttttatcaattcctcctaaggatttatcaagtttatcagttttaacaagtaacatctccaacttagtttcaacactaaaaattttctctatggtttccaattttttcataacatcctcaagggaggtttcaattttaatttcattaacaggtggtgttccaaataaactctcaataatgcaactagcttctaaagcgggagcacctaggaagttacctcccgcgagacaatcaagaacatatctattccagctagagataccaacataaaaattcctgagtaggatagtggtggagtgtttcttagtgcacctattatgggcatcactaattctataccaagcatcttttaaacattctcccccttgttgcttaaatgaacgaacttcaacttcaggattactcattttagcggtagtaaataaagcaaactagataaaataaatgcaagtaaactaatttttttgtgtttttgatatagcaaacaagacagtaaataaagtaaagctagcaactaatttttttgtgttttgatataagtgcagcaaacaaagtagtaaataaaataaagcaagacaaaaacaaagtaaagagattgagaagtggagactccccttgcggcgtgtcttgatctccccggcaacggcgccggaaaaagagcttgatggcgtgtaactcacacgttcgttgggaaccccaagaggaaggtatgatgcgcacagcagcaagttttccctcgagaaagaaaccaaggtttatcgaaccgggaggagccaagaagcacgttgaaggttgatggcggcgggatgtagtgcggcgcaacaccggggattccggcgccaacgtggaacctgcacaacacaaccaaagtactttgccccaacgaaacgagtgaggttgtcaatctcaccggcttgctgtaacaaaggattaaccgtattgtgtggaagatgattgtttgcagagaaaacgataaaacaagtattgcgacagatttgtatttcggtattaaagaatggaccggggtccacgagttcactagaggtgtctctcccataagataaaagcatgttgggtgaacaaattacggtcgggcaattgacaaatagagagggcataacaatgcacatacatgtcatgataagtacggtgagatttaattgggcattacgacaaagtacatagaccgccatccaagctgcatctatgcctaaaaagtccaccttcgaggttatcatccgaaccccttccggtattaagttgcaaagcaacgagacaattgcattaagtatggtgcgtaatgtaatcaataactacatcctcgaacatagcatcaatgttttatccctagtggcaacagcacaacacaaccttaggggtttacgtcactccccggatatcaatgcggacatgaacccactatcgagcataaatactccctcttggagttactagcttcaacttggccagagcctctactaataacggagagcatgcaagatcataaacaacacataggtaataacttgataattaacataacatggtattctctatccatcggatcccgacaaacacaacatatagcattacggatagatgatcttgatcatgttaggcatctcacaagatccaacaatgaagcacaatgaggagaagacaaccatctagctactgctatggacccatagtccgagggtgaactactcactcatcactccggaggcgaccatggcggtgtagagtcctccaggagatgaatcccctctccggcagggtgccggaggagatctccagaatcccccgagatgggattggcggcggcggcgtctctggaaggttttccgtatcgtggtttttcgcatcaggggtttcgcgacggaggctttaagtaggcggaagggcggagtcggagggctgacgagggccccacgccacaggtcggcacggccaagacctgggccgcgccgccctatggtggtggcccctcgtggccccacttcgtatgctcttcggtcttctggaaggttcgtggcaaaataggaccctgggacttgatttcgtccaattccgagaatatttcgttactaggatttctgaaaccaaaaacagagaaaacgacaagcggcacttcggcatcttgttaataggttagttccgagaaaatgcacgaatatgacataaagtgtgcataaaacatgtaggtatcatcaataatatggcatggaacataagaaattatcgatacgtcggagacgtatcaagcctcttcatcgtttctgatgaaatcaaaaactctttgactatttcatctggtgaagattccaactcctcgatactcacttcatccaattgaagtttgtatacctatctagtattccacggactagcaaaactcttggttgtatcttgtatacactttTAATACACTCTTCTGATAagaaatgtattttgccatcctactagcatatctcataaaagaaatatgtagtgattactagaataatccacatagactataagcattactatggaagatctaatcttatcgtagtcaactctttgaactttgtcgtaaacaacttttcgacaagtcgagcttctttcaaggatatttcatccaagtccatcaattttatagatccatttactttcaaaaagtattcatctatcttggatttcatggtgtatagccattttaacggagtcagggcccatcataacttctttgtttgtagttggtttatcattgttcacaatcaatcctttgtccacaaatcatttatttgatcacaaagtttaaccatacctacaaggttcaatatgtattttgatctccatggctaaaacactttgtagtcatgggagccatgatcgtcgtggtcgcttccagaaccaatttccgatgctgcgctatgctcaggttcataaaccttatcaaattatattgtcctcccactcaaatacttcactagaaacaatttctcggaaataagaaacattgacaaacacttttgtctttatctcgtgggaagaattcccaatcaaatctacgggataaccaacaaagacattcatccgattttggttgtaaacttatttacttatgctatgcataccaaaatttaagaaaagactatcggggttcatacccatgccataactcgtatggtgtcatttcaacggatcatgatgatgctctattcgagtgtaaaagcggtagtcactaaagcataatccacaaaaatataatggcgtcaatatcttatctcatcattgatccaacaaggtttggatacatctcttggatacttcatcatcactatgatactccaagaaacgtgagttgtagaacaatttcataactctcttagatgttcgctaaaactcgtaattcaaatatttccaccatgatccaatcatagatatttgatttttctattatgatgatttccacttcatgctgaaatttatttgaatccattcaaatgtttcaaacttcttccttattgaatatatccacatatatactcaatttattgttggaagtt contains:
- the LOC124694567 gene encoding trafficking protein particle complex subunit 3-like is translated as MPPLTSPKSGDALFASVDRVNAELFTLTYGAIVRQLLTDLEEVEEVNKQLDQMGYNIGTRLVDEFLAKSNVSNCVDFKETADTIAKLGFKMFLGVTATVTNWDAEGTTCSFVLEDNPLVDFVELPDTCQGLQYCNVLSGVIRGALEMVSMKTEVTWVRDMLRGDDAYEMRVKLTKQVPEEYPYKDDD
- the LOC124694324 gene encoding pollen allergen Phl p 2-like is translated as MASSSSSGLLAVAMLAALLAGARCAPAKVTFTVEQGSDEKHLAVVVKYEGDTMAEVELREHGSNEWVDMVKADGDVWRFDSEEPLQGPFNFRFLTVKGMKNVFDDVIPAKYTIGATYTPEQY